Genomic DNA from Lagenorhynchus albirostris chromosome 9, mLagAlb1.1, whole genome shotgun sequence:
CGTGGGACCCGTGGGAGGACCAGCACAGTgatggggttggggtgggggagcttTGGGGAAATGGAAGTCTAGAGAGGCTTCCATAACAAGAGGCCTTTGTGCTGGGCTTTGAAATGTGACAGAAAAGGCCTTTCTTGGAGCAGAAACAGCAAGAGTGAAGGCAGAGAAGTAGGAGAGGCGGGCATGCTTGTGCGCCCCAAGGAGTTCTGAGAGGCAGGAGCCTGAGAGCTGGGGATGCAAGCGGGGAGGCCAGGCGTGGGGTCGCTGTCAGCGCTCTCGTTCCTCCCACCTCCCGGGGCTGAGGCTGTAGGCTGTaggcttccttcctcccctgctcccctgccCGGGCCTAGGGCAGCTGGCTGTttatggaagaggcaggaagcccTTCCTCCACTGGGAAGCTGCCCTGGGAGGCTGGCCCCAGATAGGGTGCCCCCACCTCTGCTAGGGCCTGCAGTGGACCAGAGGGCAGGGCCGGTGAGCGTAGGCCAAGCTGCCCCAGCATTCTGCCTGCCCGGTGACACCTCTCGATGTTCCCGTCCAGCCCTGTCCTGGAAGGAGGACTGACTgcagctgcctgcctgcctgcctgtcccATCCCCGTCTGAGCCTCCCCTCCATCTGCCTGAGGCTGGCGACCCACTGGGGCTTGAGGATGAAGCTGAGCCCACCGCACTGGCCCCTATCCTGCCTCCTGGTGGTGAGTTGAGGATGGGACCGTGGGGAAGGTGAGTCCTGAGCCCTGCGCTCAGGAACCTCGTGCTGCGGCGGGTACTGGGGCTGGTTACATGGCTCTTTTGAAGAATCGAGGCAGTCTGACCCTAGGAAGCGCCTCCTGCCCCACGTGCTCCTGGTGCCGTCGGCCTCCCAGTGTTTGGCACATGCTGGAGCCGCGTCTAGGGCCTGAGGAGGTCTCTGGCACCTCCCATGTGACATTCCCTCTGCCCTTCAGGGTAGCTGGCTATACGCTGTGCCTGCCCCAAACTGGGGCCCAACTGGAGGACTGGGGGGATCTCCCCTGCGGGCAGGATTCGGGGCAGATAGTTCACACTaactgtgagagggaagagagggagctCCGAGAGGAATAGGGGGAGGACATGAATGGAGAAGATCCTTCCTTTGGGGCCTGTCATGCTCTGTGTGGGTCCCAGGGTGTGAACGGGCTGGCCTTGTGTTGTGGGAAGGTCACGGAGGAGGATGTGGTCCCAGAGACTCAGCCGAGGCCCCGAGGCCCCATCTGCAGTCTCGGCCCCAGGGATGATGAACAGAGGCTGGTTAATGACATTTTCAGCTGTGGTGTGTGGACCAAGGCAGCAGGAAGGGGGGCGGAACCTGAGAGAGGAATTCGGAGGAATTTCCTCCTCATCATCCTGGTTAGCTACAAGGGCGTGACTCACAGACCCAGGGGCTCAAGATCCTGATCTGGCCCTGTCTGAGGCGTTTCAGCACTTTCCAGAAGCAGATGTGGTTCTCCCCTTGCCTAGGCAATGGCAATGCAGCCGGTCTGGGACAGGCAGATTTTACTTGTAGCACAAGGGACTGAGGTTAGAGAGTGTCCCCAAAGCCTGGGGGTGGCCCTGTATATTGGTGGTCCTTGTGCTTGGGGTGACTGTAAGTGGGTGGGGGGTAGGTGGCCCCAGAGATGCCATGTCCCGGTGCTTTCCGCTCCCTCAGTGTGTCCTGCCCTCTTTTCTTCCAGCTGTTGCCCTGGCCTCTGGCCACTGCAACATCAACAACCCCTTGGCCGTGCCCACCCGGCGAGGAGCCCAACCTGGTGAGCTCGCCCTGCCCATCCACCTCTCCTGGGAAGACTGTTGAGGGCCAGGGGCAGGGACCTCAGGCCTGGCTCCTGGCTTTGTTCTCACTCTTCCCCTCCTGCAGGAACCAGGGCGGGGCACATTATGCAGGTCCTGCCCCCCAGGCACCTTCTCAGCTTCCTGGGGCTCTAGCCCTTGCCAGCCGCACTCGCGCTGCAGCCCTCAAGGGAGGCTGGAGGCCCAGGTGGGCACGGCAACTCGAGACACACTATGTGGAAACTGCCAGCCAGGGTGAGccatggggtggggtgtgggtgtTCCTGACCAGGTGACCAGGACTTGAGATCCTGGGGTCCCAGCCTCACTCACCTCTTGAGTGGGCCACagtcttcccatctgtgaaatggggtggGTCAGGACCAGTGAGGGTGCCCAGTAGCTTCCTACTCTTAAGGATAGTTTTTGGGCTTCAGTAACATCTTCCCTCCCTGCAGGTGGTTTGCCCCGTCAGAGGTCCCCCATGTTCCCTGTCGGCCGTGCTCCTGGACACCCCTGGGTACTCGCGGCTGTTACGGTGAGTGGCAGGTGATGGCTAGGACTGGCGGGGTATGTGTGGGGAGGGGTCTGGCGAGCTTGAGCCCAAGGGCCCCGCAGTGTCCGTCTGGGGTAGTGGGGTCCTCACTCCCCTAGCCCAGGGGAGGGTGTGCAGCCACAGGGTGTCTAGCAGGTCCGCTGGCTGTGTCTTCTCACCCCGTCTTTGAGTGGCAGAGACTGTCCAGCAGGTGGCTGCCACAGGTTGGGTTTCACATCCCAACCAGTCTCCTGTCCTTATCCCCTCGAAATAACCCACGTAGCTGAGTGTGAGCACATACGCTTACATACGTGCACCTCCTCTCACCTGTTGAGTTGGTCACCTTCTGAGGCAACTAACTCATGGGTCAGGCTGTGGGGAGGCAGGATCCGGTGTTGCTGTGCCCAGGCATGTGCACCGTTGCCTTTTGTTCACCCCTGTGACCCATCATGAGGGGTGGACAGGGGCCTCAGGGTCTGGCCGTCCTGAGGGCTGAGGAGGCCTTGCTCAGGCTGGCTGACTGGTCAGATGGCCAAAAAGGAGGGTGTGAGTTGCTCTTTACTTCCCCACCATAGTGGAGAGTGGGTGCTCTGGACATGCCAGTACCACCCACCGCCCCGACCCCTGCCCACAGTAACCCGGGCCCTGGGCCTCtctgagtgtgtttctctctgcctctgtctttcctCCATGCCTCCATCCTCCGTGGTGCTCAGAGCGGGGGCGACGGGCCCGACGTGGCATGGAGGTGGCAGCAAGGGCGAGCGGCGCGGGGGAGACGCGGCAGCCTGGGAACAGCACGCGGGCGGGCAGCCCCGAGGAGACAGCTGCCCAGTACGCGGTTATTGCCATTGTGCCCATCTTCTGCCTCATGGGGCTGCTAGGCATCCTGGTGTGTAACCTGCTCAAGCGGAAGGGCTACCACTGCACGGCCCACAAGGAGGTCGGGCCTGGTCCTGGAGGCGGAGGCAGCGGTGAGGCCCAgcctggggctgggtggggaggccAGAGGGTGCGGCTGAGAACCTACTTGGTCTGGAGGGTCTGACATGGAGAGGCCTGCAGAGGGCTAATCAGGAGAGTTTCCCGGAGGTGCCGCACGTGGGCCGCAGAGGAGACACTGCGGACTGGCAAAGTAGAAGGAAGGGTGAGGCGGCCCGACGTGGCAACTGGGGCAGAGCAGAGGTCAAGTGGCTTCAGTGGGATTCCCTCCCTGTGTGAGGCCCTACCCAGCTGTAAGGGCCTGGACTCCTCAGGGACTGCAGTTGTGTGTGTGGTTCAAGGGTTGGACTGCTTTCTGGGTACTCAGGGTGACCTCCGACCTCTGGCCTGAAGGGCTGGCAGGGCAGCTGTCTTGGACAGGGACCATGCGAGGCTCAGGTTTCAGCTCCAGGCTGTGGTTTGAGTTACGAGCCCTGGACCCAGAGGGAGAGACATGTTCCTCCTGCCCCTACCCCAGGGCCCTGggtcccttttcttcttccccttaCCCCTCTGCGCTGTCCCCTGAGGGCTAGTAGGGCCGGGATCCCACATGCACTGCTCACAGAAATTGGGGGCCAAGTCAAGATAGAATGGCGCCTGCCATGCCAGCGCCCTTTTCAACCTCCGACACTGCGGTCTGCAGGGGTCAGGAGGGGGACAGGCGCTTTAGGCAGGCAGGAAAGTGGCAACTCAGGCCATTTTGCCTGGAACTGCACTTGTTTTCCTGGCCTAGGACTCCCTTTAACTGTTGGCTGCTGCCTGGGTGCAAGTCCTAGGAGTTCTGTTTGCTGCTGGCCCAGGAATGATTGCATGGCCCATTCTCATGCTCTTGAGGTTCGGGTCCTCAGTTAGTTATACCGACAGGGCGGTGTGCAGGGAGGTGATAGGCCTGGGATGGCAGAGTTTGCTGGGGCTGTCGGAGGTCATGGGCAGAGAGGCAGCCCACAGCTCCCTGAGGCtaaagagaggagagggcaggccCTGGGAGAGGCTGGTTCCCTCATCCCACACATCTGCAGGGACGGTGGAGTTCTGATGGCCCTGAAACCGCTAAGCCCCTGGTGCTGCTGGGTGCAGGGAGCAGTGATGCTGAGTAAGTAGTGAAGGTGATAATGGGCTCAGAATCAGAGCTGAGGCCCTTAGGTACGCATACAGCCAGGCCAGGGGCGCCCTctgctgccatgtcctggtgTAGCCTGTGAGCCCAGGGTGTCCCACTGCCTCCTTCCCTAGGATCATGGTTCTCTGTTCTTCCCCAGGGGTCAACCCTGCCTACCATACTGATGACGCCAATGAGGACACCATTGGGGTCCTGGTGCGCCTGATCACAGAGAAGAAAGGTGAGGGGGGAGGTCTGACCCCATCCCTCCCAGAGCTCTGCTCTGCCCCTCCCACCGGGATACCTCAGGCCAGCGTGCCCCCTCTCTGACCACTGTGGCTCACGGTGCTCCCGCCTCTCTGCCTGCTCTTGCCTGGTGAGAGGTGGAGGAAAAGGCACACAGCCTGGGCCAGGGAGGGGGTGGCGGGTAGGTAGGGGGATTTGTGCTGGGGCAGGAGGTTGGGGGGAGTGCCCCTCACGGCCCAGAGCCGGGTTCTGACTACAGCTGCCCACAGAGAATGCGGCGGCCCTGGAGGAGCTGCTGAAGGAGTATCACAGCAAACAGCTGGTGCAGACCAGCCACAGGCCTCTACCCAGGTAAGTGGGCAGGTGGGCAAGGAGGGACCCAAACCACAGGTAATCAGCCTGCCTCCTGGGGACTCACCACTTGGGTATGTTGCCCCTCCTGTCACCCCGCTTCCCCTTCACCTACCTCCTGGGGTCTCCTgggcctgccctgccccagccctgccccagtgACCGCTCCCACCTGTGTCTTCCACAGGCTGCCGCCGGGCCCACCCACCATGCCACACGTCTGCCCGCATCGCCACCACCTCCACACTGTGCAGGGCCTGGCCTCGCTCTCTGGCCCCTGCTGCTCCCGTTGTAGCCAGAAGTGGCCCGAGGTGCTGCTGTCCCCCGAGGCTGCAGCTGCCACCACTCCTACTCCCAGACTCCTGCCCAACCCGGCCAGGGTGCCCAAGGTCGGGGCCAAGGCAGGACGCCAGGGCGAGATCACCATCTTGTCTGTGGGCAGGTGAGGAGGGCATAGACACAGCAGGGTGCCACAACATGACATGACAGCTCTGGGGGTGGCAGGGCCCTAGCCTGATCCATGAACAGTGGGTTCAGTGGTGGCCTCACCCTTCCTGGCCTCAGTGGGCCTCtttgcagtgggggcggccagggaAAAGCCAGGTCTTCCCAGCTACGCTCTCTCACATGGAGTCCCTGGGCCCCCAGGGCAGGGTCATAGCCCCCATCACACCTGCGCCACCTCAGGCTAAGAGCCTGTCCACCTGCAGCCTAGTGTCGGGAGGTGTTGGGAGCTTGTCAGTGGGTGGGAAGACGTGGGGAGGGCTCAGGCTCTGACCCatgaacttgctgtgtgaccctggtgGGTGCTGCGCCCTCCACACCTGGGGTCCTTCCTCTAATGGAGGATGATCGCACTACCTCTCCCCACAGGTTCCGTGTGGCCCGAATTCCTGAGCAGCGGATGAGTTCGGTGGCCTCAGAGGTGAAGACCATCACGGAGGCCGGGCCCTCAGGGGGTGATCTCCCTGACTCCCCACGACGTGGCCTCTCCAGTGAGCAGCGGACACTGCTGGGAAGTGGTGGAAGCCACCCTAAATGGCTGAAGTCCCCAGCAGAGAACAAGGCCGAGGTAAGGACCAGAGGGGAAAGGTGTCTGTTGGCACCTGTGCCAACCCCGACTGCagatggggcaggggtggaggtaCAGAGGGCTACTGCCTCCTGGGGACTCACCACTTGGTATGTTGCCCCTCCTGTCACCCCGCTTCCCCTTCACTACCTCCTGGGGTCTCCTGGGCCCTGGTTTGGGGCCCTCCTTGTCCACCTGCCCACTCACCTGGGCAGAGGCCTGTGGCTGGTCTGCGCCAGCTGTTTGCTGTGATACTCCTTGGAGTCCAGAAGCCCCCTGACAGCTCTGACCCCTCACCCCTGTCCCCCAGGAGAACCGCTATGTGGTCCGGCTGAGTGAGAGCAACCTGGTCATCTGAGGGGCTGTCTCGTCTGAGGATACTGCAGCCTTGCCCTGGGAGGCTccgaaggcttcctggaggaggtagaGCTGCAGCTGAGCCAGTGAGGATCCAGAATGGCCCAGCAGACAGAACAGCCAAGGCCAAGGCCTGGAGGTGGGAGCGTCCACCCCAGTGAGGAGGCAGGCCAGCGTGCCGGCGGGTGCTGTGTGCAGGAGCAGGTTGAGAGCCCCTCCCATCCCTGCCGCCCATTTCCTTCCCTGCAGGATGTCCCTGATGCCGTGCCCTGCCCTGGCTGGATCCTAGGAGCCCACAGGGTCCTCTGCACCGCCAGGTGGCTAGGCCTCAGTGGTGGGGAGGGGCCCTCTACCTGGCACCCCTGGCCCCATGCCTTAGTGATGAGCCACCCCTTACCTCTGTAGAGGGgacctccccctccttcctgacAGGTCCTGCAAAGGGAGGGGTCAACAAAAAGCCATGAGCTAGGAACCGGGTtcctgggttctaatcctgggCAAGCCCCTGGCCATTACTGGGTCCCAATTCTTCTGACTGTGAAGCGGGGAGAGAGTGGCGCCTCGGTGCCCAGGGCCTTCCTGCATCTTGCAGGCTCTGGGCTGGGTCGTGTAGATGGAGAACTTGACCCCTTGCCACCCCTCCCACTAGTTTTATCTGGCCCCGTTTTTTGCTGCTTCAGGGCCACCACCTTCAAGGCTCCCAAGGGGCTGCCCATTCATGGCTCTGCCTACAGAAGGGGCATAATGCACGTGCCTGCCCCTGACCCTGCTGTTTTTATTGAAATTGAAAAAACAGACTTGACCTGGGCGGGGCTGTGGTACAGAGCCCCAACCTGCCCAGCCACCCACAAGATCTCAGGCGCTTTGGAGGGTAAGGGGTGAGGCCTCTGGCCTCGGTGGTTTCTGTGTCCCTGTGGTATTGGTGTGTCCGTCCCCTGGCCTGGGCAGTGCGGGCGACTGCCTAGCCCGCGTCTCCACTCTGGCTCAGCAACCTCGTTATTTATGTGGGGCTGTGCAGGCATGGGCCCACTGCTGTCACTGTTTCTCTTATTTATTGAAACTTTGCTGTTGTCCCACCCTTGTGTCTCCACACCCATCCATTTGTTGAATAATAAAAGGTGGGAAAGTAGTGTCATGAGGCGCTTCTTTTTCCCTGTGTCTCTTCTCAGGTCTGCCCATTCAGTGAATAGTTGTGTGTTGGGCTCCGTGTGTGGGACAGGCCACCCCTCCCCTGGCAGCGCCTGCTGTTTGGCAGGTGGACACCAGGCAGCAGCTGAAGTGGGGCCGGAGGTGGCCTCTCAGGTCACCTGGTTCTCACTGAAGGCCCTAGAAGCAGTGCTGTCCAACGGAAATAGAGTGTGCGCCAcgtatgtaattaaaatttttctaatagccacattttaaaaagtaccaagtgaacttattttaaatgatatcaaCAATGTATTTTACTTAAACCAGTATATCTAAAATACTTTCATTTCAATATgaaatcagtataaaaattatgaattaaccATTTTTTTGCTTTGAAATGTGGTATGTAAAATACACTTAAAGCACGTCTTAATATGAAGTAGCATATTTCAAGGGCTTGATAAcctcatgtggctagtggctcctgtattggacagcacagctctagagGAAGTGGAGCCTGGCAAATGGATGGGGTAAGTAAGGCATATTGAGGGCTGGAGAATGTGGGAAGGGGAGCTGTGTTCCACAGAGGGggaacagcatgtacaaaggccGGACGGCAATGAAAATAGGAGGAGCCGGAGAAGCTTCAAGTACAGAGTGACTCAGGTGtgaaggctgggctgggggtggcagCAGAAGGCAGCCACATGGGCTCTTGGAAGCCACTGGCCCTATGCCAGGGATGCCCAAGGAGCCTCTAGAGCATTCAGGAAGGCTAAAAAGTATGACTAGCCAGCTCATTCCTGAccactgtggagggtgcaggagCTGTGGGAGCAGGGACCCACAGGAGGCTGTTGCAGCCATCCAGACAAGAGACGGAGGAGCAGGGGTTTGCGGGGGCGATGGAAAGACTCCTGGGACAGAGGACGGAACTGCTAGGCCTTGGTGCTGGGATGTGGCTCACGGGATTCGGGCCAGCTGGGTGGGGAGCAGTGATGCAGACCCACGGGATGTCCTGAGGCACCTGCACGTGCAGGCCCGCGGCGCTCGAGGGACAGACCTGGCCTATGATGATACCTGGAAGCACTCAGATGGGCATTTGCACCAGGACTGGACTGGGAGGGAGCACGTTCCAGGGAGAGAGCTCAGGGAAGGCCCAGAAAGGTGGGAAGGAAAGCAAGCAGGAGAGTGCAGCGTCCTGGAAGCCAGGGAAGGACGAGAGTGTGGGGAGCAGGGTGGGTCACAAAGCCAGGCGCTGCTGCAAGGTCAGGACTAGCATCCCCTGGCTAGCCGACACAGGGATGTGGCGAGACCAGAGCCAGGTCCCAGTGGGCTGAGCTTTCTGCAGAAGCCTGACTGTGCCAGGTAATAGGTGGTAGGCCCTCAGGCTCTGGGGAGAGAGGGTTTTTAGTTAATTCCAGGTTCTTTTGGTGTTTGGTATGGTTTTAAAAGACAGAGggtcttccctggcagtccagtggttaagactccacacatccactgcagggggagcgggttcaatccctggtcgaggaactaaggaTCCCCGTGTGCtgagtggtgtggccaaaaaagaaaagaaaaaaaaaaaaaggaagaaaaggacatacTTCAACACTAATGGGAACGAGGCCCAAGGAGAGGCTGAAGAACCAAAAAGTGACGGTTCATGGAACCTGGGGAGGTGTGGAAAGGGACACCCTGCGGGAGGCCCAGGCTTCACATAGGGCAGAAGCCCTGACAAGGGGCCGGCCTAGCAGCTTCAGAGAAAAATCCCCGCCTGAGGGGAGGCTGAGCTTTGAGATTCgacctctccctttctctcacctCTCTTagggcacaggcttctctctctcGGGCTTCTCAGGTGGGCAGGAAAGGGAGGGCACCTCTGAGGACCCAGGAGGCAAAGCATCACCTGCTctaggagaggggagggaaggagacaggctGGGCATCAGGAGGAATTTTCCGGAGCAACAAAGGTTGCCAAAGTCTAGAACAGGGTGTCTGTTGTAGGGGACCAGTGGGCATCACGAGTGCACCCCGGGGAATGTTCCCTGGGGCCGCCGTGGTGCGACTGGTGTCCCTACTCACCAGCTGTTCAGCTGCACCTCAGGGTGTGGCTTCTCAAACTTGGCTGTCCCCTCAGCCAACCAACCCCACTTCACCGAGGACTTGTGTGACACATTGAGATGAGGACGAGACAGTGCcctgggggaaaggggtgggaggcTGAGCCCTCCCACTCTCTGGCCTCCTTTCCCAGGGGGAAGTTGGACCCTGGTCTCTGGATGCCCTCTTGCCTGGGGTGAGGCACATACAGATGCCAGCGACGGTGGAGGCTGAGGCTGGGTCTGGGCTTCCCGGGTTAGGTAACGCATACCCCATCtcagtgctgggccctggggtaaTAAGCACTGCTCCCCTCCAGACCACTCCCACCACCCCAATTTCCTGCTTGCTGGAAGGTAAGAGAAAGACTAGCCCTGGCCCCAGTCTCTTGTCCCTGGAGGATACTGAAGCCAGCTCCCAAAAGAGTGGGATGAGTTGCTGAGGGATCAGGTAGGGGTGTGTCTGATACCCTTGGCTTTTAGGGCCCCCACCCTCACGTGGAAGCTTTCTTGGCTCTAAATCCTGCTCTTGAGCAAGGTAGGCCCAGGCtgttggcagggctgggagctggaggaCACGGTGGGGCCCTGGGCCAACCACTGAGGACAGTTCTGAGACTGCCCTCTCTCACTCCATAACCCCTCCTCCATGGGCCAGAATGGTGGGTGCTGGGGCCCCGGTCTCTGCCTTCCACCTGctcctggcccccagccctgccactgacCTGGAGCTGAGTCCTTGGGAAAAATCCCCTTCCTGTGCAGGGGAAGAGAGCCCAGCAAGGCCCTCCCCTACCACACCCGACAGCGCTTTCTGCCATCACAAGGGAGGGAGAATAAGTTT
This window encodes:
- the RELT gene encoding tumor necrosis factor receptor superfamily member 19L isoform X2, whose product is MGGVSGQRKQQVPVPGERGKTDCSCLPACLSHPRLSLPSICLRLATHWGLRMKLSPPHWPLSCLLVLLPWPLATATSTTPWPCPPGEEPNLEPGRGTLCRSCPPGTFSASWGSSPCQPHSRCSPQGRLEAQVGTATRDTLCGNCQPGWFAPSEVPHVPCRPCSWTPLGTRGCYERGRRARRGMEVAARASGAGETRQPGNSTRAGSPEETAAQYAVIAIVPIFCLMGLLGILVCNLLKRKGYHCTAHKEVGPGPGGGGSGVNPAYHTDDANEDTIGVLVRLITEKKENAAALEELLKEYHSKQLVQTSHRPLPRLPPGPPTMPHVCPHRHHLHTVQGLASLSGPCCSRCSQKWPEVLLSPEAAAATTPTPRLLPNPARVPKVGAKAGRQGEITILSVGRFRVARIPEQRMSSVASEVKTITEAGPSGGDLPDSPRRGLSSEQRTLLGSGGSHPKWLKSPAENKAEENRYVVRLSESNLVI
- the RELT gene encoding tumor necrosis factor receptor superfamily member 19L isoform X1, with the protein product MKLSPPHWPLSCLLVLLPWPLATATSTTPWPCPPGEEPNLEPGRGTLCRSCPPGTFSASWGSSPCQPHSRCSPQGRLEAQVGTATRDTLCGNCQPGWFAPSEVPHVPCRPCSWTPLGTRGCYERGRRARRGMEVAARASGAGETRQPGNSTRAGSPEETAAQYAVIAIVPIFCLMGLLGILVCNLLKRKGYHCTAHKEVGPGPGGGGSGVNPAYHTDDANEDTIGVLVRLITEKKENAAALEELLKEYHSKQLVQTSHRPLPRLPPGPPTMPHVCPHRHHLHTVQGLASLSGPCCSRCSQKWPEVLLSPEAAAATTPTPRLLPNPARVPKVGAKAGRQGEITILSVGRFRVARIPEQRMSSVASEVKTITEAGPSGGDLPDSPRRGLSSEQRTLLGSGGSHPKWLKSPAENKAEENRYVVRLSESNLVI